The region caggtggcaccctagcctcattaatttttgtgataacaccgactaagtttgttcgcctatcgtggcaagctgttggcatatcaaaagcctgtaacTGTATCAGCTCACGTCTGCAATAGTCAATatcatccttcctcctgtgcagtcagtaaaactctttcatgattccgccgactgttttcctccccccaaaatgtccaccgaggggtatcttgtgggccaggttaagaatctcatccccataaatttttggcaccatccctcattcctcatctgtgggcatggtacttggtctccctttcttcctcagcactccctcctccacacgatagcctactggctccctttttaattctgcttcagagaaaGTGTTTCCGCCAAAActatcagctcctcgtctcgctcctgtgtctgtacaaagtccttccttgctaatgctaagtctgcctcaactccctcacttcctcttgtttcactacgctccttcttttcactttctaaccccccccccccccccccccggtacaaggctggtaaaaacgtctcagctaattCTATAGttacttcggcagcctttctggacacaggccgagtcactgcgcaaacgggataaacctgtgagtccatgggcggggcctcaatcctGGCAGGCTGGcctgtcagttttactgctgagaacacatttccgccggcgaggtcattaccgagtaagacctccacgtctctcatcggtagttcgggcctcaccccgatcatgaccagtccggagaccaagtcgctttttaggtgtatctggtgcaaaggtactgcttcagtccctttcccaatgccttttatcactctgacctccccagtctcggtctctgaactaaagtctaaaacactccttaagatcagtgactgacaagctccagtgtctctccagatccgtactggaaccgggtttaacccctccttcaccgacaccaatctggccgagataaacctctcgcgcccttcctgaactttgtcagacctcttctctcctagtggtttgcttaccagctcaatacagccagtcggaaccgccGTTTTGCCTTTCCCCacctccttctttggggcaaagcacctggacgcaaagtgtcggactttcccacaattataacatacgaccccaggagacttcctaccaaactgctcccagtctaccttatccttctcactagtccccagtTTACTTTCTGACACTTCTGGCaaactctccccgccgtcctgactacccttctggtagcctttactcggggcaaacttcgttttatgtgtcaacgcgtactcatccgctaacttagcagttgcggctaaagtgtctgcctctttctcatctaggtagggtctcataccttcagggacacaacctttaaactgctcaatcgggattagctgtagcagtctgtcataatccccgttgacccctttcgaggcggaCCAACGCTCACAATAAGTCTGCAGctcatgggcaaactctaaatacgtgcggccccactgcttcctcgcattccggaacctctgccggtatgcctccgggaccaactcataaatcctgaggatggcctttttcaccacctcatacttctgggcatcttctgcggacaaagccgagtaagcttgttgggcttttcctttaagtacactctgaagcaaaacagcccacttatccctcggccagtcctgacttacagcaactttttcaaaatgtagaaagtatcgatcaacatcggtctcgtcaaatgggggaaccagcctaacctcctgggtcgccctaaaccctccaccttggttcggcatgggcccctgcgctgccCTCATCTTTAtcctctccagctcgaattccctttccctctgtttctcttctcactccaactgtttgtccctctcttctcgctccaactgcctctgtctctcttgccgttctaactgtctctctctctcttgccgttctaactgtctctctctctcttgccgttctaactgtctctctctctcttgtcgttctgtttctcttcgtgttctagctgccgtacccggaactcgtgctcaagtctcaatttttcaagctgcacctgtactgcgtctccaccaggttttccaatagatatcacctccagctccccttggggaaacacacctttcgACACATAATGCTccatgatagctctgtgcatcttctctctcctcattgtcgacttccccttaaaaagattcaatcgtttggccacagctgccaattccgctttcctggcatcctctaatgcctccgagGTCGgcacctttagaaattcctcaatctccatttctgctgtttgccttttctttctttcgggaattttaacccaatcaatttaccccgtcccaaatttagcattcaaaatcgcggacgagaaccccacttatgttacgtaccccgtaactgggttgccaaaccagcagaaatggaccacttagttggagtctggattattggaactaagaaagttttattaaataaataacacagtactctaatagtaaggatataaatgcaacaggttagtaATGAATAAagacacatgtgcacagaactaggataataggatcaatcaagctctatcgcagtctaggggtaaaatgatcagtcttacagtgacacagagttcagttcagtttcagttcacagtaatcgccgtcatgccgttggggagagagagagagagagagagcgaatgctgatattcaaatcggattcaacagacctttgatattcctcacagttagctttcggcgcaagccctttttaatgtcttctgaggtcaccaactgtgacccctccgttccagatacaatcgttcttctgcggtgaacctggcacccaggcaagggtggacacacacaccaggttcctgccgatcgtaccgtctcaccctgtgcgtctatggttggtcccacgaccagacctccaaaactcccaccaacttgtgggggcacaccgcacttccagggtctcgtggtgtcgtggtgttgTGGTGTGTgttttgcctt is a window of Mobula birostris isolate sMobBir1 chromosome 10, sMobBir1.hap1, whole genome shotgun sequence DNA encoding:
- the LOC140203547 gene encoding uncharacterized protein, which gives rise to MRAAQGPMPNQGGGFRATQEVRLVPPFDETDVDRYFLHFEKVAVSQDWPRDKWAVLLQSVLKGKAQQAYSALSAEDAQKYEVVKKAILRIYELVPEAYRQRFRNARKQWGRTYLEFAHELQTYCERWSASKGVNGDYDRLLQLIPIEQFKGCVPEGMRPYLDEKEADTLAATAKLADEYALTHKTKFAPSKGYQKGSQDGGESLPEVSESKLGTSEKDKVDWEQFGRKSPGVVCYNCGKVRHFASRCFAPKKEVGKGKTAVPTGCIELVSKPLGEKRSDKVQEGRERFISARLVSVKEGLNPVPVRIWRDTGACQSLILRSVLDFSSETETGEVRVIKGIGKGTEAVPLHQIHLKSDLVSGLVMIGVRPELPMRDVEVLLGNDLAGGNVFSAVKLTGQPARIEAPPMDSQVYPVCAVTRPVSRKAAEVTIELAETK